The genomic region CTGCCTTCTCTCCTGTCCGCAGCTtgtcctgaaaagaaaaatgggagagCTTAGACCCATCTCCCAAGCTGATGCATGCAGGCAGAGGTACATGTGGATGGTAAGATGATGAGGCAAATGAGCAGCCTTCTTCAGATTGCAAGGCTTCAGCCCTTCCCATTACTGTATACATAAGAAGAGACAGGAAGACACAAGCCCTGAAGAATAGAGTTCACCTCTCTTCTTTAACATGTTTGGAGGAAAAGCAACCAAATGGGCAGGATAAAGGGATAGAGTCTGCTCTAGGAAGGGACACAGCTACTCAAAATACCAGCAGACCCCAGCTTAACTAGAGGGTGTAGTGGAATCTTaacaaacccaacaaacccCACAGGGAGGTCCATCTTCCTCCCCTTTCTTCCCATGGCCTACCTTTCCATGGATCTTCTCTACAATAGCTGTCTGTCGCACATTCCCCACATGCACCGTCACCTGAAACCCCTTCCGGAAAGTTGTGGCATGGAATAACAGCACGATCTCAGCTTCAAACACTGAGCAGATGGTGGGGTTCATTTCTGGGCTCACCATCACCATGCCCTGCAGAAAAACCCCAGGCTTAGACCAGTCCCCTTGCTTCTGAACAGCCCCCAAAACCGCAAATACACCTCCACTCTGTGACTTGGGCTTACATCCCGTTCTCAGCTTTGTACTCACTGTAATTTGTAACCTGGCCATTTCCTCCCCTTCCAGCAAGTTTCCTGCAAACATTTGTACTTCATTCCCACCCTACCACTGGGGGATGCCTAGGGaagcctccagccctgctcacgGCAAGAGCAGGACTAACCTTGCGCAGCAGGGAGCGGTCGAAGGGTCCGAGGGCCAGGGTGGCTGCCTGCCCGGCCCGCAGCACACGGCAGGCAGAGCGGTTCCGCTGGATGCTGCACACTTTCAGCCGAAGGAACTTCCCATCGTCAGTGGGACCAACCACCAAGTTCTCCCCTTCTCGGCAGATCCCACTGCCCAGGGTGGAAGAGCAGGACACAGTTAATCAGGAGACAAAGACATTTCACCCTCAAAGATCAACCTGAACAAATTCCCCAGGGCCAAGTCTTTGGACTCTTACCCTGGACCAACTAACAGGGAGATAAAGCTGCTGAGAATCAGGATTTCTTACAGCAGGAGTGAAAGTCACACTAGCACTCTTACGAATCCCAGGTACAGAGGGGGGCCATTGTAcccccagtgctctgccacagcTTTGTTTCTGGTGGAGAGACCTCAGATGACACTCCTTCAGTGTGGGTGTGCTGATGGCCAGACTGCTCTGATTGCTTCCGAATATGGAGGGACAGCTGCCTTTTCATGAGGTAGTGTGCAGTTAACCCCTGCTGGAATCAGAGGATCTACCTTTCACATTTCCTCCCCCCAcctgaggaaggaagaaagcaaCTCCTTGGGATCATGCCTAACCTCTGCCAACTCTAGATTCCAGCATGCCTTCTTTCAGCTTGCTTCAGGACACATTCCTTATCCAGCAACTTTAGAGCAGACTGTCTGCTTGCCACCACATGACCAATGGTCTGCTCATGTCACTTCCCAACACCCTGTAGGGCTCTACTCTCACTTGAGTCAGTGGCAACAATCAGAACTGAGCCTCACACGGCTTCTACTTCTGCAGCAGGTGATTCTAACCTTGTGGGAACTCCAGCAACCATTCACATCCACACGTATCTGTCTAGGCTCACTTACCTTGACAGAGTTCCTCCCACAACAGTCCCCACCTCTGGCACCGTATAAATTTCATCAACCTGCAGCAAGGCACCAAGAATAAGCTGTTTAGATAGACAGCTATGAAACAGCACTCCAGAATGAGGACAAAGAGCCTGCCCCTTGGGTGGAAGGAGGTGATCTCTCTGCTGGTCATCAGATACCATCTCAGAGCTTCACCAGCACTTACTACCTACCCATTAGAGGAACAAAGCTCTTCCTTTTAAATATCAACCAGAGAAATGATTGTATCCTGAGACAGACATCTCATGGTTACGACAGATTCAGCCTATCAGGCTTTTACCAAGGACCAAgtcctttttttaatgtctctCAATAGTCCAGGAGTTCACCACATCTCTACCCATGGTGTCCAAATTCCCCAAACGTCTCTCCCATGGCACAGCTATAAGTCCAGTATCAGTGCTAGAAGCAAATGACCCTTACCCACCTGAAATTCTGTATGTTGCTGCATTAACTCTTCCTGCTCTTTACTGTTGGTCAGTGGAGGGAGGATGTTGAGGAAGACTTTCAAGAGATCCAGGTTCTCCCCAGAAACACTGGACAGTGTGAAGATTGGGGTGATGCTGTCAGACACAAGTAGACAGAAATAAGCAGAAGGCCACAGCACAATTCCAGAAGGTTTCTGGGATTCTAAATCTACTGAGACCCACAGGAAGATGGATACTGTACCAGAAAGTGGCTAAAGCAGGAAGGCTAGATACAACTCCACAGTAACCCCTGCCTCAATGTTTGTTTGAGGCATCAATCCCTTGTCAACACACACTTTACTCATGAAGAAGTAACTCTAATGCAGCCTttgctcccagagcccagaaAAAAGTTTGGGAGCAGAAAATGCCTTCTTGGAGAATGCCTAGGTAGGAAACCTGACAAGGAGCAGAGATGTTCAAGATTTAGTCACCTTCCTTGTGTtcacccttccccagctccgcaTGGCAGCCCAGCCTGAATTGTCTGCTCCCaacagaagaaaggaacagTCCCTTACTTGGGAGATTGTGCAAACTGTTGTGCTGCTGTAACTGCATCATCGTCTGAATTCACAAGCAGGGGGAGCTTGttgcagcctggctgcttcAGGATTCGTTCCAGCTGCTTCACTGTCCGTTCCACGGTGGCTTTTGAACACAAGTCGACTTTGCTGATGACAATGAAGAAGGGGACCTTGAGGGCCATGGCCAAGCCCAAGTGCTCTCGTGTTGTGCCCGCTGCAGGAGACAAGTGAGAGTGTAGGTGCAACAGCAGTCACCCCTGTAGCTTCTTTATACTGATAGCTGTCTCCTGGCTATCCCACGGGCCCACTCTAGAGATTTTACTGTAACTGCTTACTTCATGATACATTGAAAAAGCACAGTTattcttttaaacaaaactaaacatcagtccagaaaaataaaaactaccaAGAAATTTTGTGACTGATCTGTCTGCTTCAGAAAGATGCAGCAGTTTGCATTCTTTGACCAAAGTTTGCCAGAGAACAGTTACAAAAATGTCTGAGACATATGTGGGAGAACTCCAGATGCCTTTTTACAAGACTTTGGGATCCAGCACCCCTAAGAATATtcaaagttgttttcttttctgagaaacactgccccaaatcccaaacaaatCCTCTCAGTCCAGGGTACAGTTTAATGTGGTCTACAGCCGGTAAGAGGATCCCAGATCTACTCCCCTCTCAGGCACTCATAGACACTGGCTTACAAGGTATCAGTAGAAGCTTACAAATGAATAAACTTTTCTGAAAGCCATTCACAGCTCACAAGGACCCATTGCCCCCCATTCTCCATTCCTCTTCACATGTTGCACTCAGTCCATGCAGGCAGGGCAACACTCACCAATGCCAGTGTTGGCACTAACCACCAGCATGGCAAAGTCTGGGCAGTAGCTGGTGAGGCCAAAGATGGTTGTTTTCAGATACTTGTGGTGGCCAGCCAGGTCAATGAAAGTGATCATTTTGGAAGAACTCTCACAGATCTCTTCTGCTGTCCGGGAGTCACTGTAATTTACCACCTAAGGGATAAGGAGCTTTTGagagaggcagccccagcaggcatGTAAAGAAAACCCTTATCTATCCACTTTGATGTCAGAATTACTAAGTAGAGATCATCCACCATCGGTGCAAGAAACAGTGTCTGCTGCAAACATACAACCAACACTCAGGTTCAGCTTAAGGTATAGAGAACTGTGCCACCTCtcttccctcctgtcccactcaCAGGTCTAACAGGAGGGTAATCCTAGTCTCCTCCAGCTTTCTGAGTTCAGCAACCGGCTCTCTCTTACCTCTCCTTTGCTGTTGAAGCCGAGGATCTCAAAGCTGATGCTTGATGTTCTTCCTGACTGGATTTCATGGAGATGCCGAAAGAGGTTGAGGCGTGCTCTGCCCCGCCCATTGTCCAGCTCTCCTTGTGTTAGGACACCCAACAGTGTTGACTTCCCTGAGTCCACATTCCCTAGGACAGCTACTCGGAGGTCTAGGAActacaggaaaaagaacaaagaaatcaTTACACTTAACCACTGAGTGCACAAGCACTACTGGGCAGTGGAAATGCAGCTCAGAGAGCTTCCCTACATCAGGGACAATGTGCAATTAAATCTTGCTCAGATTCTGCTCCCAGCAAACCACTGCCCAGCAGTCATGATATACTCTCTAGAGTTGAGATGTGACATATCAGGCTTTGACATCACAAAAAAGGCTATTTGTTGCAGCAGATCTCTAAATCCTTCCTTTTTTGCACATGGGTCTGCATGAGAACCACTGCAATAGAAGCCAAATAATTTTTCACCTCTGATCCAGGCAATCTTCTGCACTGACATCTGCCTCAATCACAGTCTTGGAGATAAGAAGCATTATCATCAAGCCTCCCTCTGGCAGCCCTTTAAAGCATCTGCTATGGCCCAAACTATGACAAAGTGCCTCTAGGGTTTGGGCTCCCATCCCAAAAGGAAGCTGCTCATACTGCTCGTACAAAGCCTCTAGGTCTCCAGCAGGAGAAGACAGCCAAACCACAGGTCCCTACCTGCTGGTTGTCAGGCACCTTTCGGACAAGCACCTCTGTTATCTTCCTTGGAACATCGCTGTCGTAATCGACCTCCCTCTCCCGCAGCACCGTAATGTCAGCCCCAACCCTGCCACAAAGACATAAGGAAGGAGTGAGACACATTTGTACTTAGCAGCTCTTACACCTCTGCAATAACAGCTGACTAGGATAATAGCTGGGTTGCACCTCTAGGATAACAGCTAAGTGAATGGGATGAAGGCTGGGGATAACAGGGAAGGAGCCTCAAGCTTCTAGACAGAAGCCCTCTAACTTTCCTCATGAGCCTCAGGACTGAAGGAATGTCAGTCATACAAGGGCTTTGTAGGatggagctgccagctgctcgGGGGACCCCAGGGAGTCACGCTGGTGGCCCTGCAGACAAAAGGAGCACGTACTTCTCTGCCATGCGGCGCAGCGTCTTGAGCGAGGCTCGCATCTCCTCCTCCGAGAGGCCCACCAGCAGCCCGTTGTCCTCCACGCCGATCTGATAGACGGCCTCCCCTCGGCCCTCCTGCAGCCGCCACTTCATCTGGGTCACCAGGTGCTCAAAGCGGTACTGCGAGGGGTTCACCAGCTTCAGCTGTTTAACAGAGGGGCAGTTCTAGTCACAGCCTGGATGCAGAGGCAATCCCATTGCCCAATTCTGTGAAGCAATGTTCCCAACTCTGACCCACCCCTAGAAAGCACAGCCTGTATCAGTGTCTGAACAGAAGCCATGGGACTGGTGAGAAGGGGTTTCACAAAGGTACAAATATATGGTAGAGGAATTTTCCTGCATCCTGACAAGGGGATCTGTACCCTGTCTGCTGCAGGGTTAAAGACAGCACTCTAGGACCAATCTATGATCCAGGAACCAATAAGTGCAAatggcagagcagccacaaGAAAGTGGCAAATCATTTTCAGGGATATCTGCATCTCTCTCTCAAGAACAATACAATAAGCATCACATACTAGAAGAGATTCCTAAAAATCAGTACTGAGATCAAGCTTTTCCAGCTCAGCAGACTGGGTAAAGCTTGgcacagagacacagaagaTGAATGGTAGTTCCTTAGTGTAGCGTCCACTCTTCCGTCCCTTCCTTAACCATGTTACCCATATGCTGTCTTTGGTGATGTTACTCACTGCAAAATAACCCTCTGGGAGGAAGACCTCCTTCTGCAACCTCAAAAGACTCACCTTGTACTCGATGTTCCCATCTTCTGCCTGGTCAGAGAATGAAACAAGACAGAAGAGTTAGatgctgtgcccacagggacTTCTACAGGCACCAGCTGCCCATATATTCTGAAACTGGTGCTGAAGATTTCAAAGAGAGGGAAAGTGGCAGAAGGAGACTGTGTTAGGTCCCAGCCTTCTGCCATTCTTTCCTACACTCAACTAGAACTTTCCTtatggtttgtttgtttgtgctGTTTGTATCCCACATCATGAACACCAAAGGACAAAACTAGATTGGGGCACAAGGGTAATACTATCCAgggggaaatttttttctggacagTAAAGAATAGGGCCAGTCTAACAgtcacagagaaagagagaattCCAGTTTTAAAAGTTACAGGCCAGcatataatttaaaatctcCCCCCTCACCCATCTATGACCCACAAAATGTCAAACACAGCATCCCACTCCCACCCTATCCAGCAGCTTCCATCCATCCAATGTGCACATAAACAGGGCCCTGAGAACAAAAGcttctgcttcctctcctgctcAATGATACTCTCCCTCACTCAATTAGTTTTTCACTGACTTCCTTCTACAACTTTATGAATCTTCTCTCTGCAAGGAAGGACTACAGACATAAAGAAGCAAGGTAATGACTCATCTGCCAGCTAGTCACTGGCCAGAGTTCTGGAGAACCAGACCTGATTGGGACTGTCTGTACACAATATGCTCAGAAGTACTTTCTCAGGGAAGGCCAGATTGGGTTGtaacagaaaggtttgggtACTCATCAAGCTCAATTCAACCAAAACAGGCTCCAGCTTATCAAAGAGAATATCTAATTTTACAATTAGATATACaatatttaagtaatttttcccAGTGATTCAGTATAAGGACCACTAAGAAagggctggagcctgcaggCAGCCACATACTCTGTCAGACTAAATGGGGCTGGCAACAGTAAGcacttccttttcctctggatACCTATTTGCATGTCAGGAGAGGCAACAGCCCTCTCCTTgccttccagctcagctcttAACCACAGCGGTGCTTACAGTGGCAAAAGGCCAACATAAGTTCTCAACTGTCAGCTCAGTtctctggcagcagagctgtgctgtgagacGAAGGTACTTGTAGCAGGTTTTCCTCTCTTGCCATCTACCAGCTTTCCAGTTCTAAGCAAAACCCATTCACCTACTGCACTGTCATCTAAATAAGGGAGTGGGTCTTCTCCAAGGCACTTGAGACtagaaaagcaaacaagccTCGACTTGCTGGGGCACACACCGCACAGGGTAGCCAGAAACAGGAAGCTGAGCTGAAACCACAGGGGACTCTACAGCCTCCAGCTGAAAGGAACAAGAACTAAACTGCGGCTACAGGGCACAGTCCTGCCCGTGGAGAAGATCTAACAGTAGCAAAGTGCTATTTTCACATCTTCCCAAGAGTCCCAGGCCTGCCTTGTGGAGGAAttgctccctcccagcacaggctattatatattttacagaaagtTCACTGACAGGGGCCAAGCAATTGAGTCTGAGCCAACATCATTCTGCCCACAGTGACAGTTCTATGAGAGTGGTGACAactgccccagctgagcacacatCCGCGGTACTACCAATGCCACTTCTTCCTGCTGCAAGAGCCAAGTGCCTCACCCTCTGTCCATGGCACCTGCAGCCCTATGGAAGGAACCAGCTGTCAAATTAGCTGGGAAGGGAGTCACCGGGACCCGTCTGGcagctggaaaggggctcagaCCCACCAGATCGTCTCTCGGGGAGGGAGAGATGCAAACGGGATGTTTGGAACTACGAGGCGAGCAAAGCTTTTTTTCCGAAGCTATTTCAATGGGAGGCGGCAAAGCGCCCACAGACAGACGCCAGGCAGTGCGATACGACTGACGGACAGGCTCCGGTGGAGCCCGCAGGGACCTCGCTAGCACCAGGGGCGCGAGAAGGGCCCGGAGGAGAGCCCGGGGCAGGCGGGCACACCggggctgcaggacagctccTAGGGCTGCTGTCAGCCCGACCGACTCCGGCACGGCCCCGCACCAGCACTGCCGGCACCTCCAGCCAGACCCTCCACCAACCTGTGGGGTCCGGCCGTGGCACCGACCCGCTCCAGGGGACACCGACCTCCGGCACCTCCGGCCCCTCCCGCCCCTGAGCGACAGCGGCCCCCGCCCCCGGGCCTGGTCTCCCTCCCTCCGCGGCTGACGGGACGCGGCGGCTGCCGGAGCTCACCTCGGGCGGCAGGTACGGGGGGTTGTTGGCCTTCCCTCCGCGGCTCCGCCCGTTCTTCTTCTTCGTCTtcgagccgccgccgccgccaggcGCGGGCCCCCCGCGCCCGCGCAGCGCTGCGCTtgccccgccgcccgccggtCGACAGCAGCCCCCGAACAGCTCTGACACCCGCGAGTCCATGGCGGAcaccgcggccccgccgccccctgcagcgcccgctccgctccccgcccggccccgccggcccggctccggccccggcgTCACCGACCGCCGCGCGGCGCCCCGGGAAAGCGAGTCCCGCCCGCCCACAACGCCGAGAACGCTCCGCGCGCCTCCCGCTCGAAACTACACCTCCCGGCGTGCCCCACGGCGCAACCAGCTCGCTCCCGTACGGGTTCCATCCGCGAGGGTTGATGGGAGTTGGAGTCCAAGGGAGAGGGCGCCGCCTGTCGACCGCGGCCGACAACGCGCGGGATGCCACCGCTCCCCGGACCCCGCTCGCCGGGATCTGCGAACGCCGGTGGGTTATTCCTTTCGCAGTTCACAGCCCCGGGTTCCCTGGTTATTGACATCGAGCGATCAGTCATTTTGGATTCGGGAAACTGGGGCACTTTCGAAGCTGTTTGGCATTGGAGGTACCTCATGACTACGCAGAGGTAGCAGCCCGACACAGAGCGATCCCAAAGCACACATTAAGATCTAACCGAGGGGGCGGCCGGAACAGCAAAAGAACCTCTAGCTATGCGCCGCATCCCCTCAATTCCCAGTCTCCAGTTCCACGGCCACTGCGCCTTCCCTTTCCCCGCCGCATGCCCTGGGAGAGCGACTCTGGATCATTGTTCGTGTACAACCGACACCCTCCGTGGCGCTCCGCACAGGTGGCCGCGGTTCCTGTAAAGCAGCCTCGGAGCGGCTCCTCTCGCCATCCCGCCCTCCACTCGCCGTGTGCTGGAGGCGGCACCCAATGGGGCGGCAGGCACAATGTTTCCAAACACGGCACTCCCTGCACGCTCTCCGCCTCCCCGCGGCAGCGCGAAGGCGGCTCCTCTGCACGACAGCGGAGCCGCCAGGGCtgccgggagcggggcaggggACAGCGGAGCCGCTTCCTGCAGCCATCCCCggacagcactgcaggaagcaGCCTGAGATCCCGGCACAGCCTCAGCCGGGCGCTCCCGGGACGGGAGCGGGCGGGGTAGCGGAGGGGCGGGGCTACGCGGAGACCCCGCCTCCCACCCCGCCCATCGCGCGGCGCGGCCCGTGCGCCGCTCCCGTGAGGctgcgcggcggcggcggcatTTAAACCGCGGCGGCCGTTGGGGGTGGTGTGTGTGCTACGGGTTTCTCGCTCCCGGTGCTGGCGGGCCTGGATCGCGGCAGCGACATGGGGCCTCGGGGAGACAGGGCGCTGCTGGGCAGCCCCGCCGTGGCCGTGGCCTTCCCGGGAGCTGTGTGCCGGGGCAGCGGCTACCGCTTCGCCTGCGAGCTTCTGAAGCACGTCCTGCACCAGCGGAACCAGCTCCCGCTGCCCTACGAGCAGCTGGCCTACTTCTGCCGGCGGGCGGCCCAGGTGAggcgcggcggccgcggggtCCGACCCGTGCTC from Molothrus ater isolate BHLD 08-10-18 breed brown headed cowbird chromosome 3, BPBGC_Mater_1.1, whole genome shotgun sequence harbors:
- the GTPBP2 gene encoding GTP-binding protein 2, with amino-acid sequence MDSRVSELFGGCCRPAGGGASAALRGRGGPAPGGGGGSKTKKKNGRSRGGKANNPPYLPPEAEDGNIEYKLKLVNPSQYRFEHLVTQMKWRLQEGRGEAVYQIGVEDNGLLVGLSEEEMRASLKTLRRMAEKVGADITVLREREVDYDSDVPRKITEVLVRKVPDNQQFLDLRVAVLGNVDSGKSTLLGVLTQGELDNGRGRARLNLFRHLHEIQSGRTSSISFEILGFNSKGEVVNYSDSRTAEEICESSSKMITFIDLAGHHKYLKTTIFGLTSYCPDFAMLVVSANTGIAGTTREHLGLAMALKVPFFIVISKVDLCSKATVERTVKQLERILKQPGCNKLPLLVNSDDDAVTAAQQFAQSPNITPIFTLSSVSGENLDLLKVFLNILPPLTNSKEQEELMQQHTEFQVDEIYTVPEVGTVVGGTLSSGICREGENLVVGPTDDGKFLRLKVCSIQRNRSACRVLRAGQAATLALGPFDRSLLRKGMVMVSPEMNPTICSVFEAEIVLLFHATTFRKGFQVTVHVGNVRQTAIVEKIHGKDKLRTGEKAVVCFRFIKHPEYLKIGAKLLFREGVTKGIGHVTNLQAITTKENGLEESLGPGQLSF